In one Moritella sp. 5 genomic region, the following are encoded:
- a CDS encoding GNAT family N-acetyltransferase, with protein MFLVTNRVQLRSLDMSDAAEFYAWSCDRDVTQFSLSSYAYPQSQTDISTWLSSINDNSKCVSLGICCAESGKLIGYAGIASISTLNRSGEYFILIGDKSYWGKGIGTEVTKVISDYGFNTLGLHRIELTAYANNPSAIRAYEKAGYVHEGVKKQSGYRNGKFVDKVMMAVLAIDWQGIS; from the coding sequence ATGTTTTTAGTTACAAATAGAGTGCAATTACGATCGCTCGATATGAGTGATGCCGCCGAATTCTACGCATGGTCATGCGACCGAGACGTGACTCAATTTAGCTTATCTTCTTATGCCTACCCGCAATCCCAAACGGATATTTCAACCTGGTTATCAAGTATTAATGACAATTCAAAATGCGTGTCATTGGGTATTTGCTGTGCTGAATCCGGTAAATTGATTGGTTATGCAGGTATTGCGTCAATCAGTACACTCAATCGTTCGGGTGAATATTTTATTCTTATTGGTGATAAAAGTTATTGGGGTAAAGGTATTGGTACAGAGGTTACCAAAGTGATCTCCGACTATGGCTTTAACACGCTGGGTTTACACCGAATTGAATTAACGGCCTATGCCAATAACCCATCAGCGATCCGCGCATATGAAAAAGCCGGTTATGTTCATGAAGGCGTTAAAAAGCAATCGGGTTACCGCAATGGTAAATTTGTCGATAAAGTAATGATGGCAGTGCTGGCAATTGACTGGCAAGGTATTAGTTAA
- a CDS encoding SEC-C metal-binding domain-containing protein, which yields MTNQHAHGEEGHVHGPGCSHHHEPQAPIVREGAKVGRNDPCTCNSGKKFKKCCGK from the coding sequence ATGACAAACCAACACGCACACGGCGAAGAAGGTCACGTACACGGTCCAGGCTGTAGTCACCACCACGAACCACAAGCTCCGATCGTAAGAGAAGGCGCTAAAGTTGGCCGTAACGATCCTTGCACGTGTAACAGCGGTAAGAAATTTAAGAAGTGTTGTGGTAAATAA
- the yghU gene encoding glutathione-dependent disulfide-bond oxidoreductase, whose product MESEYIPPAVWTNDNDNGGTWASINRPVSGATHDKVLPVGIHPLQLYSLGTPNGQKVTIMLEELLALGVIEAEYDAHIINIGEGDQFSSGFVGINPNSKIPALVDQSGEPSIEVFESGAILLYLADKFGHLLPKDIVKRTTVLNWLFWLQGAAPYLGGGFGHFYAYAPEKFEYPINRFTMEIKRQLDLLDKQLTANKFIAGDEYSIADIAIWSWYGNVVLGKAYDAAEFLDVGSYKHLLRWAQDIADRPAVQRGRIVNRTSGEAWEAISERHSAADITEALMLKP is encoded by the coding sequence ATGGAAAGCGAATACATACCACCGGCAGTTTGGACAAACGATAATGATAATGGCGGTACTTGGGCATCAATAAATCGCCCTGTTTCTGGTGCTACCCACGACAAAGTACTACCCGTCGGCATTCATCCTTTACAGCTTTATTCGTTGGGAACGCCAAATGGTCAAAAGGTCACGATCATGTTGGAAGAGTTGTTAGCCTTGGGCGTGATTGAGGCTGAATATGATGCTCACATTATTAACATTGGTGAGGGTGATCAGTTTTCATCCGGGTTTGTTGGTATTAATCCAAATTCCAAAATCCCTGCATTAGTGGATCAATCTGGTGAACCGTCGATTGAAGTGTTTGAATCGGGTGCTATCTTACTTTATCTTGCCGATAAGTTCGGCCATTTATTACCGAAAGATATCGTGAAGCGCACGACAGTATTGAATTGGCTATTTTGGTTACAAGGAGCAGCTCCGTATTTAGGTGGTGGGTTCGGTCACTTCTATGCTTACGCACCAGAAAAATTTGAATATCCAATTAACCGCTTCACGATGGAAATTAAGCGTCAACTCGACTTGTTAGACAAGCAACTTACTGCGAATAAGTTTATAGCAGGTGATGAATATAGTATTGCCGATATTGCGATTTGGTCTTGGTATGGCAACGTGGTGCTTGGTAAGGCATATGATGCTGCTGAATTTTTAGATGTTGGAAGTTATAAGCACCTGCTACGTTGGGCTCAAGATATCGCAGACCGTCCTGCTGTGCAGCGTGGTCGAATCGTGAATCGTACATCAGGCGAAGCATGGGAAGCGATAAGTGAACGCCATAGTGCTGCTGATATCACTGAGGCTTTAATGCTAAAACCTTAA
- a CDS encoding lyase family protein, translating into MTNFRIETDSMGELEVPSSALYGAQTQRAVNNFPISGQQLPVGFIRALIQIKSSAAAANKQLELVSPTIADAIILACKNLSEMGDVMQHFPVDVYQTGSGTSSNMNANEVIAHLASEIAGEPVSANDHVNYGQSSNDVIPSTIHVSAALALANQLLPALNHLVQVIETKAQSVDHFVKTGRTHLMDAMPVKMSQSLHSWSAQVKQNINNLTALQPVVQRLAQGGTAVGTGINAHADFSRVFNQQLSIATDLEFTPADNLFALIGSQDTAVALSGALKTTAVSLMKIANDLRWMNSGPLSGLGEIALEALQPGSSIMPGKVNPVIPEAMAMVCAQVMGNDTAITIGGQSGNFELNVMLPMIANNLLSSLNLLSNNVVLLADKAIATFEVQQQNIEQALDKNPILVTALNPIIGYQLAAKIAKIAYKEKRAIIDVALEHTELSREKLSELLNPLKLTQGGL; encoded by the coding sequence ATGACAAATTTTAGAATAGAAACAGACAGTATGGGCGAACTTGAAGTGCCATCTTCGGCACTCTATGGCGCACAAACACAACGCGCAGTTAACAACTTTCCAATTAGTGGCCAGCAATTACCCGTCGGCTTTATTCGCGCCTTGATCCAAATTAAATCCAGCGCTGCGGCAGCGAATAAACAACTTGAATTAGTGTCCCCAACGATTGCAGATGCGATTATTTTGGCTTGTAAAAATTTGTCTGAAATGGGCGATGTAATGCAGCATTTTCCGGTCGATGTTTACCAAACTGGTTCCGGTACTAGTTCGAACATGAACGCGAATGAAGTTATTGCACATCTTGCTAGCGAAATAGCCGGCGAGCCAGTCAGTGCTAACGATCATGTTAACTATGGTCAAAGTAGTAATGATGTTATCCCAAGTACAATCCATGTAAGTGCCGCACTCGCGCTTGCTAATCAGTTATTACCGGCATTAAATCATTTAGTTCAAGTTATTGAGACAAAAGCGCAAAGCGTTGATCATTTTGTGAAAACAGGGCGCACTCATTTAATGGACGCGATGCCCGTTAAAATGAGCCAAAGTTTGCATAGCTGGAGCGCGCAGGTTAAGCAAAATATTAATAACTTAACGGCGCTACAACCTGTGGTTCAGCGCTTGGCACAAGGTGGAACAGCGGTGGGGACGGGAATTAATGCGCACGCCGACTTTAGTCGTGTATTCAATCAACAATTAAGTATTGCAACGGATCTAGAATTTACGCCTGCAGATAATCTATTTGCATTAATTGGCTCGCAAGATACCGCTGTTGCATTGTCTGGTGCGCTAAAAACAACCGCAGTATCATTGATGAAAATAGCGAACGACTTGCGCTGGATGAACTCTGGCCCACTGTCTGGTCTTGGTGAGATAGCCCTTGAAGCACTGCAACCAGGGTCTTCAATAATGCCGGGTAAAGTGAATCCTGTGATCCCAGAAGCAATGGCGATGGTTTGTGCGCAGGTTATGGGTAATGACACTGCGATCACGATTGGTGGACAATCAGGAAACTTCGAACTTAATGTTATGCTGCCTATGATTGCGAATAATCTACTTAGTAGCCTGAATTTATTGAGTAATAACGTGGTGCTATTAGCTGATAAAGCTATTGCGACTTTTGAAGTACAGCAACAGAATATAGAGCAAGCCTTGGATAAAAACCCAATTTTAGTAACGGCACTTAATCCTATTATCGGTTATCAACTAGCGGCTAAAATAGCTAAGATAGCCTACAAAGAGAAACGCGCGATCATTGATGTAGCGCTAGAGCACACTGAGTTATCACGTGAAAAATTGAGTGAATTACTCAATCCGCTGAAACTGACTCAGGGTGGTCTTTAA
- a CDS encoding exopolyphosphatase, which yields MSEQKYRLVTRSDFDGLVCAVLLKQQDLISDIKFVHPKDMQDGKIDITPYDIVTNLPYVKNAHLTFDHHLSETIRNTGERANHIIDPDAPSAARVVWDYYGGLDTYPAAWVEMMDAVDKGDSAQFNSDEVLDSQGWNLLNFLMDARTGLGRFREFRISNYALMMDLIDYCKDHSIDDILALADVKERIDLYREHETMFKAQVQRCATVHGNLVLLDLTDEETIFAGNRFMIYALFPQCNISIHKMWGFQKQNIVFATGKSIFDRNSKTNVGELMLQYGGGGHIAAGTCQIETDKAEATLQELITTITADG from the coding sequence ATGTCAGAACAAAAATATCGATTAGTAACGCGCAGTGATTTTGATGGTCTAGTATGTGCAGTGCTGTTGAAACAACAAGATCTCATTAGTGACATTAAATTTGTTCATCCTAAGGATATGCAAGACGGTAAAATTGATATTACTCCGTATGATATCGTGACAAATTTACCTTATGTTAAAAATGCCCACCTGACGTTTGATCATCACCTTTCTGAAACTATTCGTAATACTGGCGAACGCGCTAATCACATTATTGATCCAGATGCGCCTTCTGCTGCACGTGTGGTGTGGGATTATTATGGCGGTCTCGATACATACCCTGCTGCATGGGTTGAAATGATGGACGCGGTTGATAAAGGTGACTCTGCACAGTTCAATAGTGATGAAGTATTAGACTCTCAGGGCTGGAATTTGCTCAATTTCTTAATGGATGCACGAACAGGGTTAGGCCGTTTCCGCGAGTTTAGAATCTCGAACTATGCTTTGATGATGGACTTGATTGATTATTGTAAAGATCACAGCATTGATGACATTTTGGCATTAGCAGATGTGAAGGAACGTATTGATTTGTACCGTGAACACGAAACTATGTTTAAAGCACAGGTTCAGCGTTGTGCAACTGTTCATGGCAACTTAGTGTTACTTGATTTAACTGACGAAGAGACTATTTTCGCTGGTAATCGATTTATGATTTACGCACTGTTTCCACAATGTAATATCTCTATCCATAAAATGTGGGGTTTTCAAAAGCAAAATATTGTGTTTGCGACAGGTAAATCTATTTTTGATCGTAACTCGAAAACTAACGTGGGTGAGCTAATGCTTCAATACGGTGGTGGTGGCCATATAGCTGCGGGTACTTGCCAGATTGAAACTGATAAAGCGGAAGCGACTCTGCAAGAATTGATTACAACAATTACAGCAGACGGTTAG
- a CDS encoding EAL domain-containing protein, whose protein sequence is MLAQNIRLWLSITMSLLLFPLYFLYVELQQNEQERDYEELNQHASLAFDTAQRNLDALQEHLVSLRSMMSYQPELSRQQFDQFNAQSSLSDYGIVVYEWIPKTSQQQTPDLIKEAVNTGIFDFRFSRVGTSEVFYPIYYSASAQMNGLSLGINLADIDSIREGMTLAAIDNSLQLVISENMSLDEATTPEVRLLLPVFALNDQGEVGSELRGYVSAMTHFDAAMEILLGPVLSQRQNLGLEIYRECLQNTELLFTSLHQQSSTPEYRIDFTQNYANWQLRYQFVDLSPPMPWWYLSRPMLIVIGIGLIISLFLLLLRHSLYRRIRAEELAREKTHSLELAQNEYHNLFEKVVEGVYSATLEGQFLKVNPALARAFGYEDPRQMLQAVEHIGRQLHREDQSYQAFLETLKEKKEVFNYEWEGEDRHGNTIWLSENAYLNTTEDDCVVYQGTLDVITERKCNEQQLSYQANHDALTGLLNRTACQNFLEHYLQNKQWGVVLFIDLDGFKKINDTYGHGVGDFYLQKIADRLTQILRKKDRIARIGGDEFVIYFEGEMSQQTIKNLAERLQREVTQPVLFDGSSIALQVSASIGFTFLGPHYQHARDILRDADLAMYEVKKNGKANYQVFSLALHEQVQRQAEFDVLLHSALEKEEFSLCFQPVVCLKDARTRGFEVLLRWHNPKLGQVSPERFIPLAEKSLLIQPLGLWVITQALASFRRLTLLKPNAGLYLNINLSPRQLQDDQLVKVLPRLLTEAKVAPESIRFELTESALDMNEQVVTERLSALRAMGFKIYIDDFGTGYSSLKRLVQFPIDGIKIDRSFVDGLEEDSSKQVMIEVIVTMARLLNLQVVAEGVETEAQRKLLEVGGCRLAQGYLFSRPLPEVELSRQLVTA, encoded by the coding sequence GTGTTGGCACAAAATATCCGTTTATGGTTGTCTATAACAATGAGTTTGTTGTTGTTTCCTTTATATTTTCTGTATGTGGAATTACAGCAGAATGAGCAAGAACGGGATTATGAGGAACTGAATCAACATGCTAGCCTAGCGTTCGACACTGCTCAGCGTAATCTTGACGCTTTGCAGGAACACCTCGTGTCATTACGCAGTATGATGTCCTACCAGCCTGAACTTTCTCGCCAGCAGTTTGATCAGTTTAATGCTCAGTCATCACTAAGTGATTACGGTATTGTTGTGTATGAGTGGATCCCTAAAACCAGTCAGCAGCAAACCCCGGATTTAATTAAGGAAGCTGTTAATACCGGCATTTTTGATTTTCGTTTTAGCCGAGTTGGAACAAGTGAAGTATTTTACCCTATTTATTATTCGGCCTCGGCTCAGATGAATGGTTTATCCTTGGGGATTAATCTGGCGGATATCGATAGTATTCGCGAGGGGATGACATTAGCGGCCATAGATAACAGTCTGCAGTTAGTGATCAGTGAGAATATGTCACTTGATGAAGCGACAACACCTGAAGTTAGGTTGTTGTTACCTGTTTTTGCTTTGAATGATCAAGGTGAGGTTGGTTCTGAATTGAGGGGCTATGTAAGTGCGATGACCCACTTTGATGCAGCGATGGAAATTCTTTTAGGGCCAGTACTAAGCCAGAGGCAGAATCTTGGTTTAGAGATCTACCGTGAATGTTTGCAAAATACTGAGCTGTTATTTACTTCGTTACATCAACAAAGCTCTACGCCTGAGTATCGAATTGACTTTACACAAAATTATGCAAATTGGCAGTTGCGATATCAGTTTGTTGATTTAAGTCCACCTATGCCTTGGTGGTATCTATCTCGCCCCATGCTAATTGTCATCGGTATTGGTTTAATCATTTCATTGTTTCTCTTGTTGTTACGTCATTCGCTATATCGTCGCATACGCGCTGAAGAACTCGCCAGAGAGAAGACACATTCGCTAGAGTTAGCACAAAATGAATATCATAACTTGTTTGAAAAAGTGGTTGAAGGTGTTTATAGCGCAACGCTTGAAGGACAGTTTTTAAAGGTTAATCCGGCGTTAGCTCGGGCTTTTGGTTATGAAGATCCAAGACAGATGCTGCAAGCGGTTGAGCATATTGGTCGGCAACTACATCGAGAAGATCAATCATATCAGGCCTTTTTAGAGACGTTAAAAGAGAAAAAAGAAGTATTTAACTATGAATGGGAAGGGGAGGATCGTCATGGGAATACTATCTGGCTGTCAGAAAATGCATATTTAAATACAACTGAGGATGATTGTGTCGTGTATCAAGGTACTTTGGATGTGATTACCGAACGTAAATGTAATGAGCAGCAGCTGAGTTATCAAGCTAATCACGATGCCTTAACGGGCTTGTTAAATCGAACTGCCTGCCAGAATTTTTTGGAACATTATTTACAGAATAAACAGTGGGGCGTGGTGCTATTTATTGATCTTGATGGTTTTAAAAAGATTAATGATACCTATGGGCATGGCGTTGGCGACTTTTATCTGCAAAAAATAGCGGACAGATTAACGCAGATTTTACGTAAAAAAGATAGAATTGCACGTATCGGCGGTGATGAGTTTGTCATTTATTTTGAGGGGGAAATGTCTCAACAAACCATTAAGAATTTGGCTGAACGTTTACAGCGTGAAGTCACTCAGCCTGTTCTATTCGATGGGTCGTCTATCGCTCTACAGGTTTCTGCCAGCATTGGATTCACCTTCTTAGGCCCTCATTATCAGCATGCTAGGGATATTTTACGAGACGCAGATCTGGCCATGTACGAAGTGAAAAAGAACGGTAAGGCGAACTATCAGGTATTTAGTTTAGCCTTGCATGAGCAGGTTCAGCGCCAGGCTGAATTTGATGTTCTTCTACATAGCGCATTGGAAAAAGAGGAGTTTAGTTTATGTTTTCAGCCTGTCGTCTGTTTGAAAGATGCCCGAACCCGAGGTTTCGAGGTCTTGTTGCGCTGGCATAATCCTAAATTGGGTCAGGTTTCCCCTGAGCGTTTTATTCCTCTAGCAGAGAAATCTTTGCTGATTCAACCCTTAGGTTTATGGGTTATTACCCAGGCATTAGCCAGTTTTCGTCGGTTAACCTTGCTAAAGCCTAATGCAGGGCTTTATCTGAATATTAATTTGTCGCCGCGTCAATTACAGGATGATCAATTAGTGAAAGTCTTACCTAGATTGTTAACCGAAGCAAAAGTCGCACCAGAGAGTATCCGTTTTGAACTAACAGAAAGTGCTTTGGATATGAATGAGCAAGTGGTGACAGAGCGTTTGTCGGCACTAAGAGCGATGGGCTTTAAAATATATATTGATGATTTTGGTACAGGGTATAGCTCATTAAAACGTTTGGTTCAGTTTCCGATTGATGGTATTAAAATTGATCGATCGTTTGTTGATGGTTTAGAAGAAGACTCCAGTAAGCAGGTTATGATCGAGGTAATAGTTACGATGGCGCGTTTACTCAATTTACAAGTCGTCGCAGAAGGTGTGGAAACTGAGGCACAACGGAAATTGTTAGAGGTAGGTGGTTGTCGATTAGCTCAGGGCTATCTGTTTTCTCGTCCATTGCCGGAAGTTGAATTGAGCCGACAGCTTGTAACTGCTTGA
- a CDS encoding transglycosylase SLT domain-containing protein: MKIFFISLFLLSFSSLSSSLTWSQQRGLYTEAVDLQAQQMWSEALQKTELIPAYPLTYLLEYQQLKAHFSRNSLVAVQSFIKDNPDRRVSYDLQRSYLYYLAKNQYWSEYLSFYPQLPNSLDLKCFHFQARLADNQADEIWADVQKTWLTGFSLPNACDSVLEYYLNSKKISQALIFQRFHLAYVNNKTSLMSYLITLMDKENELLAKPLYDLHKTPTKLLNSPLFKSPSFNNKAHASHYFLVASIKRLAKKDIELGLNAYLTYERKKYFTSAEQVKLKKYLISRIMIRNETKLLPWLDKALSALGDVPLTEHRIRYAIKFNHWADIEYWLAKLSEIKQVDSKQLDSQWLYWQARVLEKKQQQNQADKLYQKIATERNYYGFLAAQKLGVDYQFNANIVSWQQQDLDHLKTQLAHINELYFHQHRYLLKREWRTLISAQSNNLQRQLGLFAFQKGWAHLSVVASILSRSWDALNIRFPAAKPQLFYANADRYQLDLSYIYAITRQESSFDESANSPVGARGYMQLMPKTAKETARKIGLENYKKKVQLTDGDINVQLGTAYFDSLLKRYKGNRVLATAAYNAGPNRVDRWQASKDGRAEQGLTMDSWIEAIPYKETRRYVKNVLAYNVIYQHILDKPLEFLTPKEINARF, translated from the coding sequence ATGAAAATATTTTTTATATCTTTGTTTTTATTATCATTTTCAAGTTTATCTAGTTCGCTTACGTGGAGCCAGCAAAGAGGCCTGTATACGGAAGCTGTAGACTTACAAGCACAACAAATGTGGTCCGAAGCGTTACAAAAAACAGAGCTTATTCCTGCATACCCATTAACCTACCTACTTGAATACCAACAGCTTAAAGCACACTTTAGCCGCAACAGTTTGGTTGCAGTGCAATCTTTTATAAAGGATAACCCTGATCGTCGCGTGAGTTATGATCTGCAGCGAAGCTATTTATATTACTTAGCAAAAAACCAATATTGGAGTGAGTACCTGTCTTTTTATCCGCAACTTCCCAATTCACTCGACTTGAAATGCTTTCATTTTCAGGCGCGATTAGCGGACAACCAAGCAGATGAAATTTGGGCTGATGTGCAAAAAACCTGGTTAACGGGATTTTCCTTGCCGAATGCCTGTGATAGCGTCTTGGAGTATTATCTTAATAGTAAGAAAATATCTCAGGCATTAATTTTTCAGCGTTTTCACTTAGCTTATGTAAATAATAAAACATCACTTATGTCTTATTTAATCACCTTAATGGACAAGGAAAATGAACTGTTAGCTAAGCCGTTATATGACTTACATAAAACACCAACAAAGTTATTAAACAGCCCCTTATTTAAGAGCCCTTCATTTAACAACAAGGCGCATGCTAGCCACTATTTTTTAGTTGCGAGTATTAAACGTCTTGCTAAAAAAGATATTGAATTAGGATTAAATGCATACCTCACTTATGAGCGTAAAAAATATTTTACATCGGCAGAGCAAGTCAAATTAAAAAAATACCTTATATCGCGCATTATGATCCGTAATGAAACTAAGTTGTTACCTTGGCTAGATAAAGCGCTTTCGGCTTTAGGGGATGTACCATTAACGGAGCATAGGATCCGTTATGCGATTAAATTTAATCATTGGGCCGATATAGAATATTGGCTGGCGAAGCTGAGCGAGATTAAGCAAGTAGATAGTAAGCAGCTCGATAGTCAATGGCTGTATTGGCAAGCACGAGTATTGGAAAAGAAACAGCAGCAAAATCAGGCCGATAAACTTTATCAAAAAATCGCGACTGAGCGTAACTACTACGGCTTTTTAGCCGCGCAGAAATTAGGTGTAGATTACCAGTTTAATGCCAATATAGTTAGCTGGCAGCAGCAAGACTTAGATCATCTGAAAACACAGTTAGCACATATTAATGAACTGTATTTCCATCAACATAGGTATTTACTTAAACGTGAGTGGCGGACCTTAATTAGCGCTCAAAGTAACAATTTGCAAAGGCAGTTAGGTTTATTTGCCTTCCAAAAAGGTTGGGCTCATTTGTCGGTCGTTGCCAGTATTCTTTCTAGAAGTTGGGATGCCTTGAATATTCGTTTCCCTGCCGCTAAACCACAGCTTTTTTATGCTAATGCCGACCGATACCAACTCGACTTAAGCTATATTTACGCCATTACTCGCCAGGAAAGTTCTTTTGACGAGTCTGCTAATTCTCCGGTCGGGGCTCGTGGTTATATGCAACTGATGCCGAAAACGGCAAAAGAGACCGCACGTAAAATTGGGTTGGAAAATTATAAAAAGAAAGTACAGTTAACCGATGGCGATATCAATGTACAGTTAGGTACAGCCTATTTTGATAGTTTACTTAAGCGCTATAAAGGGAACCGGGTGCTGGCAACTGCGGCATATAATGCGGGCCCGAATCGAGTAGACCGCTGGCAAGCCAGCAAAGACGGCAGGGCAGAGCAAGGCTTAACGATGGATAGCTGGATCGAAGCCATTCCCTATAAAGAGACCCGACGTTATGTCAAAAATGTTTTAGCCTATAATGTCATTTATCAGCATATCTTAGATAAACCGCTTGAGTTTCTTACGCCTAAAGAGATAAATGCACGTTTTTAA
- a CDS encoding methyl-accepting chemotaxis protein, whose translation MGSLSVQWKITLLSGCCILLVAISLISFTLLSSTSNQKIIQVQSSESVGEKSEQLLMSEANTQASIVQKYLDEATYRAEMLAESIAFLQFNAEENFTSSDELRNSVSELLKRSVQNFDNMHAAFTTFLPNMLDGEDANYANADYVSSNDQGRFSAYWYKNNQNKPTLTIKSEQQINNTTQAISGQANNFWYSCSITNKRMCVIEPYLYNENGATHLISPITVPLRKQGKIIGVTGIDLKIDVLQQYAQRADQALFAGAGKVRIVSNNGQLVASDDDNAAIGKQIADPQLKQWLADGVTQSQWSANQQSLTVFMPIKLSAVNWGIIITMPRKTVMADALALNQLIEDQANETLKIQIITGIIVTLLGLLIIWFAAVKLVAPIKDVATRLQDIASGEGDLTQRLDVKSTDEVGELAIWFNRFLDKIQGTIKDVIETSDAISKTSKEAGEIAELSRQGSESQFREVDMVATASEEMTQTSALVLENADKAAEMACQAEQSAKGGQAVVQQSADTMQELVERMAMAVPIADELEKNSGNISAILSVIEGISEQTNLLALNAAIEAARAGEQGRGFAVVADEVRQLASRTHDSVDQIRVVIEDLQSGTRSVTTAIAEGNHLALETATQVKQAVNSLADISSFVADIQSMNSEIVNAASEQKTVSTEVNGNVANIRDLSQSILDQSTTAEKIGHDIAKLSSQQQVLVGQFKVE comes from the coding sequence ATGGGTTCGTTATCAGTTCAGTGGAAGATTACTTTGCTTTCAGGGTGTTGCATTTTACTTGTCGCAATATCATTAATCAGCTTTACGCTGTTGTCATCTACGTCCAACCAAAAAATAATTCAAGTCCAGAGCAGCGAGTCTGTCGGTGAAAAATCCGAACAATTACTGATGAGTGAAGCAAATACACAAGCATCAATCGTACAAAAATATTTAGACGAAGCAACATACCGTGCAGAAATGTTAGCCGAGAGTATTGCATTTCTGCAGTTTAACGCTGAAGAAAATTTTACCAGCAGTGATGAACTACGAAACTCCGTCTCTGAATTATTAAAGCGCTCGGTGCAAAATTTCGATAATATGCACGCCGCATTTACCACCTTCCTCCCCAACATGTTAGATGGTGAAGATGCTAATTATGCCAATGCAGACTATGTCAGCTCTAACGATCAAGGCCGCTTTTCTGCTTACTGGTATAAGAACAATCAAAATAAACCTACCTTAACAATTAAAAGTGAACAGCAGATCAATAACACAACGCAGGCTATTAGTGGGCAGGCAAACAATTTTTGGTATAGCTGCAGTATCACCAATAAACGTATGTGTGTGATTGAACCGTATTTATACAATGAGAATGGTGCTACTCACTTAATCAGTCCCATTACCGTTCCATTACGCAAACAAGGTAAAATAATAGGCGTAACAGGCATTGACCTCAAAATAGACGTTTTACAACAATATGCACAACGCGCAGACCAGGCTTTATTTGCTGGCGCTGGTAAAGTTCGTATTGTGAGTAACAATGGACAACTGGTTGCTTCTGATGATGACAATGCTGCTATTGGTAAACAAATCGCAGACCCACAATTGAAGCAATGGCTAGCCGATGGTGTAACACAGTCACAATGGAGTGCAAATCAGCAATCTTTAACCGTCTTCATGCCGATTAAACTCAGCGCGGTCAACTGGGGTATTATCATCACCATGCCAAGAAAAACCGTGATGGCAGATGCGTTAGCGCTTAATCAACTCATTGAAGATCAAGCAAACGAAACCCTTAAAATTCAAATTATCACAGGGATTATCGTAACCCTACTTGGTTTGCTTATTATTTGGTTTGCAGCCGTTAAGTTAGTCGCACCGATTAAAGATGTTGCAACTCGTCTACAAGATATTGCGAGCGGTGAAGGCGACTTAACCCAACGACTGGATGTTAAATCTACCGATGAAGTGGGCGAACTCGCTATTTGGTTTAATCGCTTTTTAGATAAAATCCAAGGTACGATCAAAGATGTGATTGAAACCTCTGATGCCATCAGTAAAACGTCTAAAGAAGCCGGTGAAATAGCCGAGCTGTCACGCCAAGGCAGTGAGTCACAATTTAGAGAAGTGGATATGGTCGCAACCGCCTCTGAAGAAATGACACAAACGTCAGCCTTAGTTCTAGAAAATGCAGATAAAGCTGCAGAAATGGCATGCCAAGCTGAACAATCAGCAAAAGGTGGCCAAGCTGTCGTGCAACAATCAGCAGATACAATGCAGGAATTAGTAGAAAGAATGGCGATGGCCGTACCGATTGCTGATGAACTAGAAAAGAACAGTGGTAACATTAGCGCCATACTATCTGTTATTGAAGGTATATCAGAACAAACCAACCTACTCGCTCTTAATGCTGCGATTGAAGCTGCAAGAGCTGGTGAGCAAGGCAGAGGCTTTGCAGTGGTGGCCGATGAAGTGAGACAACTTGCAAGCAGAACGCACGATTCTGTGGATCAAATTAGAGTGGTTATCGAAGATTTACAGTCCGGAACACGTAGTGTAACTACAGCAATAGCAGAAGGTAATCACCTTGCCCTTGAAACCGCAACGCAAGTTAAGCAAGCCGTAAATAGCTTAGCGGATATCTCATCATTTGTTGCTGATATCCAAAGCATGAACAGTGAGATTGTCAATGCGGCCAGCGAGCAAAAAACAGTCTCGACAGAAGTGAATGGCAATGTTGCTAATATTCGTGATTTAAGCCAATCAATTTTAGATCAATCGACCACGGCAGAAAAAATAGGTCATGATATTGCGAAACTGTCATCACAGCAGCAAGTATTGGTTGGGCAGTTTAAAGTCGAGTAG